Proteins encoded by one window of Rhodamnia argentea isolate NSW1041297 chromosome 6, ASM2092103v1, whole genome shotgun sequence:
- the LOC115743815 gene encoding two-component response regulator-like APRR1, giving the protein MDCLELNLNKEIGDGSCVGGGGGGGGGAGGSVGNIANKSGGEGFIDRSKVRILLCDNDTESSEEVLTLLSKCSYQVTSVRSARQVIDALNAEGPDIDIILAEVDIPMNKGMKMLKYITRDKELRRIPVIMMSAQDEVSIVVKCLRLGAADYLVKPLRTNELLNLWTHMWRRRRMLGLVEKNLLSYDFDLIGSDPSDANTNSTTLLSDDTDDKSQKSASPEIGLSATHEDQSAAVAEPPLNGAVDCRPDVPGISDRRTGQCSSGPKKSELKVGESSAFFTYVKSTIVKNTRSTAGQLDGCASVSCQMEVTDQAEDEQAVYDPQVHENGEAWEKSSLGDDFPSGSSVPDSLSLERSCTPPGSADFPQQRNFMEKRVPQMPMHAINKPCIDLPGLPAKSTYPYYVPGVVNPVMAHSSAQVYQNNLHDLQNHATSAMLPHYSHLPQCPTHVNGMASFPYYPVGLCLQQGQMTSAHAWPSFGSSSISEAKTNKVDRREAALIKFRQKRKERCFDKKIRYVNRKRLAERRPRVRGQFVRKVNGVNVDLNGQPESADYDEDEAEYEDEDLALRGSTPNGGVS; this is encoded by the exons ATGGATTGTTTGgaattgaatttgaacaaagAGATTGGTGATGGTTCCTGtgttggcggcggcggtggcggtggcggcggtgctGGGGGAAGTGTTGGGAATATTGCTAATAAGAGTGGTGGGGAAGGATTCATTGATAGGAGCAAAGTGAGGATCTTGTTGTGCGATAACGACACGGAGAGTTCGGAAGAGGTTCTCACGCTTCTTTCGAAATGCTCTTATCAGG TGACTTCTGTAAGATCCGCTAGACAGGTCATTGATGCTCTAAATGCTGAAGGGCCTGATATAGACATTATTCTAGCTGAAGTTGACATACCCATGAACAAAGGCATGAAGATGTTGAAATATATTACAAGAGATAAAGAATTGAGGCGGATTCCTGTCATCA TGATGTCAGCACAGGATGAGGTCTCAATTGTTGTCAAATGCTTGAGATTGGGAGCAGCGGACTATCTTGTGAAGCCCTTGCGGACCAATGAGTTGTTAAACTTGTGGACACACATGTGGAGAAGGCGACGCATG CTCGGACTGGTAGAGAAGAACCTGTTGAGCTATGACTTTGATCTGATTGGTTCCGACCCTAGTGATGCTAACACGAATAGTACTACTTTGCTTTCTGATGATACTGATGATAAGTCCCAGAAGAGTGCCAGTCCCGAGATTGGGCTGTCTGCAACTCATGAAGACCAG TCTGCTGCTGTTGCTGAGCCCCCACTTAATGGTGCAGTGGATTGTCGCCCTGATGTGCCAGGAATCAGTGATCGTCGGACTG GACAATGTTCTTCTGGTCCTAAGAAGAGTGAACTAAAAGTCGGAGAGTCCTCAGCCTTCTTTACATATGTCAAATCGACAATTGTCAAGAACACCCGTTCAACAGCTGGACAACTTGATGGTTGTGCTTCTGTAAGTTGTCAGATGGAAGTGACGGATCAAGCAGAGGATGAGCAGGCGGTTTATGATCCTCAAGTACATGAAAATGGAGAGGCCTGGGAGAAATCTTCCCTGGGAGATGACTTTCCAAGTGGGAGTAGTGTTCCAGATTCTCTGTCTTTGGAGCGGTCCTGTACTCCGCCAGGGTCAGCTGACTTTCCTCAACAAAGGAACTTCATGGAAAAACGGGTGCCTCAGATGCCTATGCATGCAATAAACAAGCCTTGCATTGACCTTCCAGGATTGCCTGCGAAGAGCACATATCCATACTATGTGCCCGGAGTAGTTAATCCAGTTATGGCGCATTCATCAGCACAGGTTTACCAGAATAATCTGCATGACCTGCAAAACCATGCCACTTCAGCCATGTTACCCCATTACAGTCATCTTCCTCAGTGTCCCACCCATGTGAATGGGATGGCGTCGTTTCCCTATTACCCCGTTGGCTTATGCTTACAACAAGGTCAGATGACTTCAGCTCATGCATGGCCATCATTTGGAAGTTCATCGATATCTGAAGCAAAAACTAATAAAGTAGATAGGCGAGAGGCAGCCCTAATCAAGTTTAGgcagaaaaggaaagagcgtTGCTTTGACAAGAAGATCAGGTATGTTAACAGGAAACGGCTTGCTGAAAGGAGGCCCCGAGTGCGGGGCCAATTTGTGAGGAAGGTAAATGGTGTAAATGTGGATCTAAATGGCCAGCCTGAGTCGGCTGATTATGATGAGGACGAAGCAGAGTACGAGGATGAGGATCTCGCTTTGAGGGGTTCTACTCCCAACGGAGGCGTTTCTTAA